The following are encoded in a window of Candidatus Nanopelagicales bacterium genomic DNA:
- the radA gene encoding DNA repair protein RadA, whose translation MAKVSSSYRCTACDATTIRWAGKCPKCAAFGTMDLQTPTAATPGMKSNLTGTTPLRPARPVTSITKSGPVPRITTGIGEFDRVLGGGLVAGQMCLLSGAPGSGKSTLVLAVANSLAKRLGRPVLYISGEESVEQIAIRAERIGATSEHLLLVDDTELGSAIGHIDEHSPELALVIVDSVQTIASSDIEGRAGGVTQVMEVAQALTRVAKTRNLPIILIGQVTKDSNVAGPRALEHIVDATLSLEGDAHTSLRLLRSVKNRYGSLEVAAFEQTDTGMAEVLDPSMLFRGHRDTPVAGTCITVTVEGNRALTAEVQALVAPTTNPNPRRGVSGLDSSRMAMLIAVTERAASLKLFDKDVFLATIGGMRLSDPGSDLAVCLAVVSASQEAPIALDVAAIGEVTLSGDVRPVPHMTERVSEAARLGFTRLLVPVGTKARVRDKAIELVEVPTLGRAVSALRR comes from the coding sequence ATGGCCAAGGTTTCCAGTTCTTATCGGTGCACCGCGTGCGATGCCACCACCATTCGCTGGGCGGGCAAATGCCCCAAGTGCGCAGCGTTCGGCACGATGGATCTACAAACTCCCACGGCCGCAACGCCTGGAATGAAGAGCAACCTCACTGGCACAACTCCCCTACGCCCCGCTCGCCCTGTTACATCAATTACCAAGTCTGGCCCAGTCCCGCGGATCACCACGGGCATTGGTGAATTCGACCGAGTGCTTGGCGGCGGATTAGTTGCTGGCCAAATGTGTTTGCTCAGCGGCGCACCGGGTTCAGGCAAAAGCACGCTCGTGCTTGCCGTCGCCAACTCTCTAGCCAAGCGCCTTGGCCGTCCAGTGCTGTATATCTCAGGTGAAGAGTCCGTGGAGCAAATTGCTATTCGTGCTGAACGCATCGGTGCAACCAGCGAGCACCTCCTGCTCGTTGATGACACCGAATTGGGATCGGCTATCGGGCATATTGATGAGCATTCACCTGAACTTGCACTCGTGATCGTTGACTCTGTTCAAACCATCGCCTCGTCGGATATTGAAGGTCGCGCAGGTGGCGTTACTCAGGTCATGGAAGTTGCACAAGCGCTGACCCGCGTAGCTAAGACTCGAAACCTGCCAATAATTCTCATTGGTCAAGTCACCAAAGATTCAAATGTTGCTGGTCCGCGTGCGCTTGAACACATTGTCGATGCAACGCTTTCCTTGGAAGGCGATGCACACACTTCCCTGCGCCTGCTTCGATCAGTAAAAAACCGATATGGATCACTTGAAGTTGCGGCATTCGAACAAACTGACACAGGTATGGCTGAAGTACTCGACCCCAGCATGTTGTTCCGCGGGCACCGAGATACTCCGGTTGCTGGAACCTGCATCACGGTTACCGTCGAAGGCAACCGAGCGTTAACTGCCGAAGTGCAGGCTCTCGTTGCACCGACAACCAACCCCAATCCTCGTCGCGGTGTGTCTGGACTTGATAGTTCACGCATGGCGATGTTGATTGCCGTTACTGAACGTGCTGCAAGCTTGAAACTCTTTGACAAAGATGTGTTTCTTGCAACCATCGGCGGGATGCGCTTGTCGGACCCTGGCAGCGATCTTGCTGTATGCCTCGCAGTGGTTTCAGCAAGTCAAGAAGCGCCGATTGCTCTTGATGTTGCAGCCATTGGAGAAGTCACTCTTTCTGGCGATGTTCGCCCTGTTCCTCACATGACTGAACGTGTCAGTGAAGCTGCTCGCCTCGGGTTTACCCGATTGCTCGTACCCGTTGGCACCAAAGCTCGAGTCCGCGATAAAGCAATTGAACTCGTGGAAGTGCCAACCTTGGGTCGCGCAGTTTCTGCGTTACGACGTTAG
- a CDS encoding Ppx/GppA phosphatase family protein, whose product MNSGVGCVFARGFGYRQHVRMGVLDIGSNTVHLLLVDAHYGAAPIPASKLKIPLRLAEHLTPEGNVDDAAVETLIDFIHKAQELAEDLGVTELMAFATSAIRDAGNGVNVLNRLVEETGLQVEVLSGEDEARMTFLAVRRWFGWSAGRLLVLDIGGGSLELASGVDEEPDVAVSLPLGAGRLTRAYLHSDPPSAEDLRELRKYVRASIASVAGKVRRGGEPRIAVASSKTFRQLARIAGAASSSEGPFVERTLTLEAVQKLVKDLAAMPVYDLAQLPGVSEGRAEQLLAGAIVAEGAMELLGIDELAICPWALREGVILHRMDSLPS is encoded by the coding sequence GTGAATTCAGGAGTCGGCTGTGTGTTTGCCCGTGGATTTGGGTACCGTCAGCACGTGCGTATGGGAGTTCTCGATATCGGTTCGAACACAGTCCACCTATTGTTGGTTGACGCCCATTACGGTGCTGCTCCAATTCCGGCATCAAAGTTAAAGATCCCCCTGCGCCTGGCTGAGCATCTCACCCCAGAGGGAAATGTTGACGACGCTGCAGTGGAAACACTGATTGATTTCATCCACAAAGCACAAGAGCTCGCTGAGGATCTCGGTGTTACCGAACTCATGGCTTTTGCGACAAGTGCAATCCGTGATGCAGGCAATGGTGTAAATGTATTGAATCGTCTAGTCGAGGAAACTGGACTTCAAGTTGAAGTGCTTTCAGGTGAAGATGAAGCTCGTATGACCTTCCTTGCAGTGCGTCGCTGGTTTGGGTGGTCCGCTGGTCGACTCTTGGTGCTAGACATTGGTGGTGGCTCCCTTGAACTTGCTTCAGGAGTGGATGAGGAACCAGATGTTGCGGTGTCATTGCCACTTGGTGCAGGGCGCTTAACGAGGGCCTATTTGCATAGTGATCCCCCGTCTGCTGAAGATTTGCGCGAACTGCGTAAATATGTGCGCGCATCAATAGCAAGTGTTGCCGGCAAGGTTCGTCGCGGTGGAGAACCACGCATCGCCGTTGCATCGTCTAAAACGTTTAGGCAACTTGCGCGCATTGCAGGTGCAGCTTCCTCTAGTGAAGGTCCATTCGTTGAGCGCACGCTCACATTAGAAGCGGTGCAAAAGCTTGTGAAAGATCTCGCTGCAATGCCAGTTTACGATCTTGCGCAATTGCCTGGAGTGTCTGAAGGCCGCGCCGAGCAATTGCTCGCGGGCGCAATCGTCGCTGAAGGAGCGATGGAGCTTTTGGGTATTGATGAGTTAGCGATTTGCCCTTGGGCATTGCGCGAAGGCGTGATCTTGCATCGAATGGACTCGCTCCCGTCATGA
- a CDS encoding HAD-IC family P-type ATPase produces MITVQLGLTSQEVEARIAAGQVNHAPSATSRSLGDIIKANTLTWFNFVIGAMWVVMLIVAPFQDSLFGFAIVANTAIGIIQEWRAARALEKLSVLGAAQPVVRRNGEDLAIPANEVVLDDLIVLTSGDQLVVDGIVVESIGLEIDESLLTGEADPVDKVAQDDAMSGSFVVAGNGLMKATRVGRDSFAAGLTEQAKKFHLTNSELRDAINGFIRSVSFLLLPVGALLLFSQVVRANASWPDAIRGTIAGMVTMVPEGLVLLTSIAMAVSVIRLAAKKVLVQDMPAVEVLARVDTVCVDKTGTLTEPGMHVRSVVTLSGTESELTEALAALASVESAPNPTVQAVADSYPHSTWVTTSSVPFSSARKWSGASFGEHGTWVLGAPEMVLAQGDGVLAQADQLAADGSRVLVVGTVAGQLQVDQPLSGVTPVGFVVIDQRLRADAAATVAYFLEQGVKVKVISGDNAVTVGAIAALAGVPGADSPVDARTLPTDLAELAVVMTKASVFGRVTPTQKQAMVDALHLNGSAVAMTGDGVNDVLALKSADLGISMGSGSAATRAVAQLVLLDNKWSVMPGVVAEGRRVLGNIERVSDVFLTKSFYAVLISIATGLFAVEFPFLPRHLTLIGALTIGIPGFFLALMPNTERFRPGFFRRVLLFTAPAGAICAIAAFTSYGAALRVGEPIPSAQAAATVTLFIVAIAVLIQSARPLNAIRLAIVVAMIAAFVAVLYIPWLSNFFALSLAPERYSVVAVVVGVIGALAVAVATKITDKWRRAS; encoded by the coding sequence ATGATCACCGTGCAGTTAGGGCTCACTTCACAAGAGGTTGAGGCTCGCATTGCAGCCGGACAGGTCAACCACGCACCGTCAGCGACTAGTCGCAGCCTTGGCGACATCATCAAGGCCAACACCCTCACCTGGTTCAACTTCGTCATCGGTGCGATGTGGGTGGTAATGCTGATCGTTGCGCCTTTTCAAGATTCGTTATTCGGGTTCGCGATCGTTGCAAACACTGCAATCGGCATCATTCAAGAATGGCGTGCTGCACGTGCGCTAGAAAAACTTTCTGTTCTCGGTGCTGCGCAACCAGTAGTGCGTCGCAATGGTGAAGATTTGGCTATTCCAGCAAATGAAGTAGTGCTGGACGATCTCATTGTGCTCACTTCAGGTGACCAACTGGTTGTTGATGGCATTGTGGTGGAGTCCATCGGGTTAGAAATAGATGAGAGCCTGCTGACGGGTGAAGCTGATCCGGTCGACAAGGTTGCCCAAGACGATGCGATGTCTGGCTCCTTTGTCGTAGCGGGCAATGGGCTCATGAAAGCAACGCGAGTAGGTAGGGATTCATTTGCCGCCGGATTGACCGAGCAAGCCAAAAAGTTTCATCTCACAAATTCAGAACTGCGTGATGCGATCAATGGGTTTATTCGATCTGTCTCTTTCTTATTACTTCCCGTTGGTGCGCTGCTGTTGTTCTCGCAAGTTGTGCGAGCAAACGCATCCTGGCCCGATGCGATTCGCGGAACGATCGCAGGCATGGTCACCATGGTGCCTGAAGGCTTGGTATTACTTACCAGCATTGCCATGGCGGTTTCAGTTATCCGCCTTGCCGCCAAAAAGGTGCTCGTCCAAGACATGCCTGCGGTTGAAGTGTTAGCAAGAGTCGACACCGTATGTGTTGATAAAACTGGAACTCTGACCGAGCCGGGCATGCATGTGCGTTCTGTTGTGACCCTGAGCGGCACTGAATCTGAACTCACAGAAGCCCTGGCAGCTTTGGCTTCGGTTGAGTCAGCACCAAATCCAACGGTTCAAGCAGTTGCCGATTCTTATCCGCATTCCACTTGGGTTACCACATCAAGTGTGCCGTTTTCGAGTGCTCGCAAGTGGTCTGGTGCCAGCTTCGGGGAACACGGCACATGGGTCTTGGGTGCACCTGAAATGGTGCTAGCCCAAGGTGATGGTGTGCTGGCTCAAGCAGATCAGTTAGCGGCAGATGGCTCGCGAGTGCTCGTGGTTGGCACCGTTGCTGGGCAGCTCCAGGTTGATCAACCACTGAGCGGTGTTACCCCTGTTGGTTTTGTGGTGATTGATCAGCGTCTTCGTGCTGATGCTGCTGCGACTGTGGCTTACTTCCTTGAACAGGGAGTGAAAGTCAAAGTCATTTCAGGTGACAACGCGGTAACTGTCGGTGCTATCGCGGCCTTAGCGGGAGTTCCGGGAGCCGATTCACCTGTTGATGCACGAACATTGCCAACAGATCTTGCTGAACTCGCTGTGGTGATGACGAAAGCGTCGGTATTTGGTCGCGTGACGCCAACGCAAAAACAAGCGATGGTCGATGCGCTCCACCTGAATGGTTCCGCGGTGGCTATGACCGGTGATGGAGTGAACGATGTTCTGGCGCTGAAGTCTGCAGACCTTGGAATATCGATGGGTTCTGGATCAGCGGCCACGCGAGCGGTTGCGCAGTTAGTTCTCTTAGACAATAAGTGGTCTGTAATGCCTGGTGTTGTTGCTGAAGGCCGCCGTGTGCTTGGCAACATTGAACGTGTCTCCGATGTCTTTCTCACAAAGTCCTTTTATGCGGTTCTGATTTCAATTGCAACTGGATTGTTCGCTGTTGAGTTCCCTTTCCTACCGCGACACTTAACGCTCATTGGTGCGCTCACTATCGGTATCCCAGGATTCTTCCTAGCGTTGATGCCCAACACCGAGCGCTTCCGACCAGGGTTCTTCAGGCGGGTATTGCTCTTTACTGCTCCTGCAGGAGCAATCTGCGCGATCGCTGCATTTACAAGTTATGGTGCTGCGCTTCGTGTTGGTGAACCAATTCCGAGTGCGCAGGCCGCGGCAACAGTTACCTTGTTTATTGTGGCGATTGCAGTGCTTATTCAAAGTGCGCGCCCATTGAACGCGATTCGGTTAGCAATTGTTGTGGCGATGATCGCAGCCTTTGTGGCAGTCCTTTACATACCGTGGCTCTCGAATTTCTTTGCACTGTCGCTGGCTCCTGAGCGTTATTCAGTCGTCGCAGTTGTGGTTGGTGTCATTGGCGCACTCGCAGTCGCAGTGGCTACGAAGATCACAGACAAGTGGCGTCGAGCTTCATGA
- a CDS encoding sugar phosphate isomerase/epimerase, translated as MTLPLVGLSTSSVFPESTQTAFEMAAELGYDGVEVMVGTDTASQDSYILNEFVQEYQVPILSIHSPCLLVTQRVWGTDPWGKLRKAQATAELLGAQTVVVHPPFRWQRSYAQDFVTGLARMADETDIVFAVENMFPWRALSQEIAGYAPGWDVRDEEYLHTTVDLSHTSVSRTDALELIRDLDSRVAHMHLADGRGSAKDEHLVPGRGTQPVAEVLQELSRRSFTGNLIVEVSTRSAPSADVRKADLAEALAFTRLHSAPMAG; from the coding sequence ATGACACTTCCGCTCGTTGGGCTATCGACCTCATCGGTCTTTCCAGAGTCAACGCAAACCGCGTTCGAAATGGCTGCTGAGTTGGGGTACGACGGTGTTGAGGTCATGGTCGGTACTGATACTGCAAGTCAAGATTCATATATCTTGAATGAATTCGTGCAGGAGTATCAGGTTCCGATCCTTTCCATTCATTCACCTTGTCTCTTAGTTACCCAACGAGTGTGGGGCACTGATCCCTGGGGAAAATTGCGCAAAGCACAAGCAACTGCCGAGTTACTTGGAGCCCAAACAGTCGTCGTACATCCACCATTTCGCTGGCAACGAAGTTATGCACAAGACTTCGTCACGGGATTAGCGCGCATGGCTGATGAAACGGACATCGTGTTCGCAGTAGAAAACATGTTTCCTTGGCGTGCCTTGAGCCAGGAAATCGCGGGCTATGCACCGGGGTGGGATGTTCGAGATGAGGAATACCTGCACACCACTGTGGATCTATCGCACACATCGGTCTCACGTACTGATGCTCTGGAGCTGATTCGCGACCTAGATTCGCGGGTAGCGCACATGCACCTCGCTGATGGACGTGGATCAGCTAAAGATGAGCACCTCGTTCCTGGCCGAGGCACACAGCCAGTTGCCGAAGTACTTCAGGAGCTTTCGCGCAGGAGTTTTACCGGCAACCTGATTGTTGAAGTGAGTACGAGATCGGCACCTTCAGCTGATGTGCGCAAGGCAGACCTTGCCGAGGCATTGGCCTTTACACGGTTGCACAGCGCTCCCATGGCAGGCTAG
- the proC gene encoding pyrroline-5-carboxylate reductase, protein MTRIAVLGGGVMGEALIAGLLELQPVPEIVVVEKRPERAAELVRIYGIDVAQAPEAVATADVVIAVVKPQDMRAALTEISSSVPQGVVIISIAAGITTQTIEALVPQSAVVRAMPNTPAQIQRGVIGVSAGASCADEQLAKAEMLLSAVGTVLQVPESLQDAITATSGSGPAYVFYLAEAMIRGAELAGLSAQDARTAVVQTILGSAELLAASDESPESLRAKVTSPNGTTAAAIAAFDELNVRESIVAGMVAARDRSVELSKS, encoded by the coding sequence ATGACGCGCATTGCTGTACTTGGTGGCGGAGTGATGGGCGAGGCCCTGATTGCTGGGCTACTTGAACTTCAACCGGTTCCAGAAATTGTTGTGGTGGAAAAGCGCCCGGAGAGAGCTGCAGAGCTCGTTCGTATCTACGGCATCGACGTTGCGCAAGCCCCAGAAGCAGTTGCAACCGCAGATGTGGTGATCGCGGTCGTTAAGCCACAAGACATGCGTGCAGCCTTAACTGAGATCTCCTCTTCAGTGCCACAGGGCGTTGTCATCATTTCAATTGCAGCCGGGATCACAACCCAAACAATCGAAGCGCTGGTTCCTCAATCAGCTGTAGTTCGCGCGATGCCAAATACGCCCGCCCAAATTCAGCGCGGAGTAATTGGTGTGAGTGCCGGTGCGTCATGTGCTGATGAACAGCTCGCGAAAGCCGAAATGCTATTAAGTGCAGTGGGCACCGTGCTGCAAGTACCTGAGTCGTTGCAGGATGCGATTACCGCAACCTCGGGAAGCGGGCCTGCGTATGTGTTCTATCTGGCCGAAGCGATGATCCGCGGAGCTGAACTTGCGGGTTTGAGCGCGCAGGATGCGCGCACGGCTGTTGTGCAAACCATTCTTGGGTCCGCGGAACTCCTTGCAGCATCAGATGAATCACCCGAATCACTGCGGGCGAAAGTGACGTCACCAAACGGCACAACTGCAGCGGCGATCGCAGCCTTTGACGAACTCAATGTTCGTGAGTCGATTGTGGCCGGCATGGTTGCAGCGCGCGATCGAAGCGTGGAGTTGTCGAAGTCATGA
- a CDS encoding acetoin utilization protein AcuC: protein MSERVGVVWDDALTGYDFGPGHPLAPIRVQLAMKLTADLELLTHENVELLTPVVSATREELERVHTVDYIDAVVKASQDAATVDALHGLGTADVPVFPNMHQESARVCGATLAGAKAIHHDGFEHVVSLAGGLHHAMPSAAEGFCVYNDIGVAIQWLLDQGYERIAYLDLDVHHGDGVQAIFWDDPRVVTISLHESPKTLFPGSGYPTESGGPNAPGTAINVALPAGTGDQGWLRAFNAIVPNVLEEFSPQIMVSQHGADAHRADPLAHLMMSLDGQRMSYELVHRWAHKYAGGKWLAVGGGGYAWVEVVPRAWAHLVGELIGHPVAPETVIPADYLTFVQENVHQTSPLTMSDGQTPWARPFDSGFDPDDHLDQAVMATRRAVFPSWGLLIEPSDWF from the coding sequence ATGAGTGAGCGCGTAGGTGTGGTGTGGGACGACGCACTTACGGGGTATGACTTTGGCCCAGGTCACCCACTTGCACCTATTCGCGTGCAGTTAGCGATGAAGCTCACTGCTGATCTTGAGCTCCTTACGCACGAAAATGTTGAACTACTCACGCCTGTTGTATCAGCAACGCGCGAGGAGTTGGAACGCGTACATACAGTCGATTACATCGATGCAGTTGTTAAGGCCTCGCAAGATGCGGCAACAGTTGATGCGCTACATGGTTTGGGTACTGCAGACGTGCCTGTATTCCCGAACATGCACCAAGAGAGTGCGCGAGTGTGTGGCGCAACCCTGGCAGGCGCCAAAGCAATACATCACGATGGTTTCGAACACGTCGTGAGTTTGGCTGGTGGCTTGCATCATGCGATGCCAAGTGCAGCAGAGGGTTTTTGTGTGTACAACGACATTGGGGTGGCAATTCAATGGCTACTCGATCAAGGCTATGAGCGCATTGCCTATCTGGATCTCGACGTACATCACGGCGACGGTGTTCAAGCCATATTTTGGGATGACCCCCGGGTTGTCACCATTTCACTGCATGAGAGTCCGAAAACGTTGTTTCCAGGCAGCGGATATCCCACGGAAAGTGGCGGTCCAAACGCACCTGGCACTGCGATCAATGTGGCGCTGCCGGCAGGCACTGGAGACCAGGGCTGGCTGCGCGCATTCAATGCGATTGTGCCGAATGTTCTTGAAGAATTTTCGCCTCAAATCATGGTTTCCCAACATGGGGCCGATGCGCATCGAGCTGATCCGCTTGCTCACCTGATGATGAGTCTTGATGGCCAGCGGATGTCGTATGAGTTGGTCCATCGTTGGGCGCATAAATACGCAGGCGGCAAGTGGCTGGCAGTGGGCGGCGGTGGTTACGCCTGGGTAGAGGTGGTCCCGCGGGCTTGGGCTCATCTTGTGGGTGAACTCATCGGTCATCCAGTAGCCCCGGAAACCGTGATTCCGGCCGATTACCTCACCTTTGTCCAGGAGAACGTTCATCAGACAAGTCCATTAACGATGAGTGATGGGCAAACCCCGTGGGCTCGCCCCTTCGATAGCGGATTTGATCCTGACGACCACCTTGACCAAGCAGTTATGGCCACCCGAAGGGCTGTATTTCCCTCTTGGGGATTGCTGATCGAGCCATCAGACTGGTTCTAA
- a CDS encoding helix-turn-helix domain-containing protein produces the protein MSTSTDRSLSEVRFLTVAEVASLMRVSKMTVYRLVHHGELPAVRVGRSFRVPEQAVHDYLRDSYVEIA, from the coding sequence ATGTCGACTAGCACTGACCGGTCGCTCAGCGAGGTCCGTTTTCTAACGGTGGCTGAGGTGGCTTCGCTCATGCGTGTGTCGAAGATGACCGTGTACCGCTTGGTTCACCATGGTGAGCTCCCAGCCGTGCGCGTCGGTCGTTCATTTCGCGTCCCTGAGCAAGCAGTGCATGACTACTTGCGCGATTCTTACGTAGAAATCGCCTAG
- a CDS encoding AURKAIP1/COX24 domain-containing protein — translation MGSVIKKRRKRMAKKKHKKLLRRTRVQRRNKK, via the coding sequence ATGGGCTCAGTGATCAAGAAGCGTCGCAAGCGGATGGCGAAGAAGAAGCATAAGAAGCTACTGCGCCGTACCCGCGTTCAGCGTCGTAACAAGAAGTAG
- a CDS encoding lysophospholipid acyltransferase family protein encodes MVTPSQAARAAGNTGPQAPRLTQSSQVPGREAVDVLQELFGALQSTLTASGSSGASGFDPEFTANVLLPIVRPLYRAWFRVSTVGIENIPAAGSGLIVSNHAGAIAVDSVMTQVAIHDEHPQHRFLRMLAADLVFNLPLIGDAARKAGHVPANVKNAEALLGEGELVGVWPEGFKGVGKPFHKRYQLQRFGRGGFVAVALRTGAPIIPTAVVGSEEIYPIIGDAKGLAKLFDLPYFPITPTFPWFGPLGMIPLPSKWTIEFGEPIPTAHYGAEAANDPAVVFELTDIVRDKIQAMLIARLMHRTHVFE; translated from the coding sequence GTGGTCACTCCATCGCAGGCAGCTCGTGCTGCTGGAAACACTGGACCACAAGCCCCACGCTTAACTCAATCTTCGCAAGTACCCGGCCGTGAAGCCGTCGATGTGCTGCAGGAACTCTTCGGAGCGCTGCAGTCGACATTGACGGCTTCCGGTTCGAGTGGGGCATCCGGCTTCGATCCGGAATTCACCGCCAATGTGCTCCTGCCGATTGTTCGGCCCCTGTATCGCGCTTGGTTTCGCGTCAGCACTGTCGGTATTGAAAACATTCCCGCAGCAGGTTCCGGATTAATTGTTTCTAATCACGCAGGAGCCATTGCGGTTGATTCAGTGATGACCCAAGTCGCCATTCATGATGAACATCCCCAACACCGTTTCTTGCGTATGTTGGCGGCAGACCTAGTGTTCAATCTTCCACTCATTGGCGATGCGGCTCGTAAAGCCGGGCATGTGCCGGCAAATGTTAAGAATGCAGAAGCCCTTCTTGGTGAAGGTGAACTTGTTGGCGTGTGGCCAGAAGGTTTCAAAGGCGTTGGGAAGCCATTTCATAAGCGCTACCAGCTTCAACGATTTGGCCGTGGAGGGTTTGTTGCAGTCGCATTGCGCACTGGAGCGCCGATCATTCCTACGGCGGTTGTAGGTTCAGAAGAGATCTATCCAATCATTGGCGACGCGAAGGGGTTAGCGAAGTTATTTGACCTTCCATATTTCCCCATCACGCCGACATTCCCGTGGTTTGGTCCGTTGGGAATGATTCCGTTACCGAGTAAGTGGACCATTGAATTTGGTGAACCGATTCCAACAGCGCATTACGGTGCTGAAGCTGCAAATGATCCTGCAGTGGTTTTCGAGTTAACAGACATCGTTCGAGATAAAATTCAAGCGATGTTAATTGCGAGATTGATGCATCGCACTCATGTGTTTGAGTAA
- a CDS encoding HAD-IB family hydrolase: MADAVDRARVAGFASAAAAQLPSEYDAKCAAAFFDVDNTIMRGSSLFHVAIGMARRSFFTPREIAAFGMAQARFILRGTENPDDMALATESALAFVKGRRVDEIVAFGQEIFDESMVDKLVPGTLALAQEHLDAGRQVWLVTATPIELAQVIARRLGLTGALGTVSEVEDGRYTGHLVGAPLHGLAKAEAVTALAEREGLDLGECWAYSDSTNDIPMLSAVGNPVCVNPDPILRAYAETHMWPIEDFRARAHLRKVASPAAIAAAGGLAAGLAVGLLAGRGRKSHG, from the coding sequence ATGGCTGATGCAGTAGACCGTGCCCGCGTTGCGGGCTTTGCCTCCGCAGCTGCAGCCCAGCTACCGAGTGAATATGACGCAAAATGCGCAGCGGCATTCTTTGATGTCGACAACACGATCATGCGCGGTTCAAGTTTGTTCCATGTAGCTATCGGGATGGCTCGGCGCAGTTTCTTCACTCCTCGAGAGATCGCCGCTTTCGGGATGGCGCAAGCACGATTCATTTTGCGCGGAACCGAGAATCCAGATGACATGGCACTTGCTACTGAATCTGCACTCGCATTCGTCAAGGGCCGCAGGGTTGATGAAATCGTCGCGTTTGGTCAAGAGATCTTCGATGAATCAATGGTCGACAAACTCGTTCCAGGAACATTGGCACTTGCCCAAGAACATCTTGATGCCGGTCGACAAGTGTGGCTGGTTACCGCGACTCCAATTGAACTCGCGCAAGTGATTGCGAGGCGACTTGGGCTCACAGGCGCCCTTGGCACAGTTTCTGAAGTCGAAGACGGCCGCTATACAGGGCACCTTGTCGGCGCACCATTGCACGGACTGGCTAAGGCAGAAGCTGTAACCGCTCTAGCAGAACGAGAAGGCCTTGACCTAGGTGAGTGTTGGGCGTATTCGGATTCCACAAATGACATTCCAATGCTCAGCGCCGTCGGCAATCCTGTGTGCGTAAATCCAGATCCAATATTGCGCGCATACGCAGAAACACACATGTGGCCAATTGAGGATTTTCGAGCCCGCGCTCATCTTCGCAAGGTTGCCTCCCCTGCAGCGATTGCAGCAGCTGGCGGCTTGGCCGCAGGTTTAGCAGTTGGTTTGCTTGCGGGCCGCGGTCGCAAATCACACGGCTAA
- a CDS encoding glutaredoxin family protein → MSDLPASRVQLIGKPDCHLCEDARAVVQLVCSELNIGFDEHSILDDPQLYDEYWERIPVVLVDDRVLEFWRINPERLRGALS, encoded by the coding sequence GTGAGTGACCTACCGGCAAGTCGCGTTCAACTCATTGGTAAACCCGATTGCCACCTGTGTGAAGACGCGCGTGCGGTAGTCCAGTTGGTGTGTTCGGAGTTGAATATCGGGTTTGATGAACACTCAATCCTGGATGACCCGCAGTTGTATGACGAGTATTGGGAGCGGATCCCAGTTGTACTGGTAGATGACCGAGTTTTGGAATTTTGGCGGATCAATCCTGAGCGTTTACGAGGGGCATTGTCCTAA
- a CDS encoding redox-sensing transcriptional repressor Rex, which produces MSLSRQLSPSRTRDDGRGIPDATVARLPVYHRVLRSFAEEGVQTISSDHLAQSCGVSPAKLRKDLSHLGSYGTRGVGYDVALLSYHISRELGLSQPWGVVIVGVGNLGQALVSYRGFASRGFEIVGLLDSHPDVVGKRVAATGVDLVVAPMAELESLVRDSGASIGVIATPAEAAQKVCDRLVDAGVKSILNFAPAVLVVPEDVEIRKVDLAVELQILAFHEQRRVDDSTHLAKVMNA; this is translated from the coding sequence GTGTCCTTGTCCCGCCAACTGAGCCCTAGTCGCACGCGCGACGATGGTCGTGGGATTCCCGATGCAACAGTGGCCCGGCTGCCGGTCTACCACCGAGTTCTTCGATCATTCGCCGAAGAGGGTGTGCAGACAATTTCTTCTGATCACTTGGCACAAAGTTGCGGTGTCAGTCCAGCGAAACTTCGCAAAGACCTTTCGCACCTGGGTTCGTACGGCACCCGCGGCGTTGGGTACGACGTAGCCCTATTGAGCTATCACATCAGCCGCGAACTCGGGTTGTCACAGCCCTGGGGTGTCGTCATTGTTGGTGTTGGCAATCTGGGTCAGGCATTGGTGTCTTATCGCGGTTTTGCATCACGAGGTTTTGAAATCGTTGGCTTACTTGATTCCCATCCAGATGTTGTGGGAAAGAGAGTGGCAGCAACTGGTGTTGATCTGGTTGTTGCTCCGATGGCGGAGCTTGAATCATTGGTGCGTGACAGTGGAGCAAGCATTGGCGTCATTGCTACGCCGGCCGAAGCCGCCCAAAAGGTTTGCGATCGACTCGTTGACGCCGGAGTGAAAAGCATTTTGAATTTTGCTCCCGCAGTTCTGGTCGTTCCTGAAGACGTAGAAATTCGCAAGGTCGACCTTGCTGTTGAACTACAAATCTTGGCCTTCCATGAACAACGAAGAGTCGATGACTCCACTCATCTTGCGAAGGTGATGAACGCATGA